One window of the Pyrus communis chromosome 17, drPyrComm1.1, whole genome shotgun sequence genome contains the following:
- the LOC137723731 gene encoding WRKY DNA-binding transcription factor 70-like yields the protein MKSAIPNRERATEELIQGRELASQLSKVFENRSFVVDGHKGESAEGIVNKILGSFVNTLLIIKGMESDQEFVSDQIQGNSSGVSGGGTEISGGGIGVSDGGSGGGGGGGGGDGADSSSWDANPDHAAVSKSEDYTEEEISCKSTSTFKDRRGSYKRRKTSHSWIRDTPALTYDGHTWRKYGQKVIHNAMHSRNYFRCTHKSECKATKHVQQIQDHPPMFRTTYFGNHTCRDYLSASELVLDSTSPKDSSKFICFDKANCSTNKEEHPFFSSFTSSIKNEVFVKEDMPTTDHTVKSNHNHSSPRDHLVSNDLTVFESSGPMSGFSYDYDNIFSKTVESYFDNEVLQYGF from the exons ATGAAGAGTGCGATACCAAATAGGGAGAGAGCGACGGAGGAATTGATCCAAGGGCGTGAACTGGCAAGTCAACTGAGTAAGGTTTTTGAAAATAGGTCATTTGTTGTTGATGGTCATAAGGGGGAATCGGCTGAAGGTATTGTTAATAAGATTTTGGGGTCATTTGTGAATACTCTTTTGATTATAAAGGGGATGGAGTCTGATCAGGAGTTTGTTTCTGATCAAATTCAAGGGAATAGTAGTGGTGTTAGTGGTGGTGGTACTGAAATTAGCGGTGGTGGTATTGGTGTTAGTGAcggtggtagtggtggtggtggtggtggtggtggtggtgacggTGCAGATTCATCATCTTGGGATGCTAATCCTGATCATGCGGCTGTTAGTAAGTCTGAAGATTATACTGAGGAGGAGATCAGTTGTAAGAGCACTTCAACCTTCAAGGATCGTAGAGGTTCTTACAAGAGAAG AAAGACTTCACACTCTTGGATTAGAGACACTCCTGCTTTGACTTACGATGGTCATACATGGAGAAAGTACGGACAAAAAGTTATCCACAATGCCATGCATTCAAG AAACTACTTCAGATGCACTCACAAATCCGAGTGCAAAGCAACCAAACACGTGCAACAAATTCAAGATCATCCACCAATGTTTCGGACCACATATTTTGGGAATCACACCTGCAGAGACTACCTCAGCGCTTCGGAATTGGTCTTGGATTCCACAAGTCCTAAAGATTCTTCGAAGTTCATTTGTTTTGACAAGGCCAACTGTTCAACAAACAAAGAAGAGCACCCCTTTTTCTCATCCTTCACTTCATCGATTAAAAATGAAGTGTTCGTCAAAGAAGATATGCCAACAACTGATCATACGGTGAAAAGCAACCACAACCATTCATCACCACGTGATCATCTTGTGTCAAATGATCTGACGGTGTTCGAGTCCTCTGGTCCCATGAGCGGGTTTTCGTATGATTACGACAACATATTTTCAAAGACTGTCGAGTCTTACTTTGATAATGAAGTTTTGCAATACGGATTTTGA